Part of the uncultured Anaeromusa sp. genome is shown below.
CGGATGCCCGTATGGAGACGCTGGCGGCCTATGCGGCATTGCTAGGAGCTTCTCAGGAGACGGTGAAGAATATTTTAGAGGCTGCGACAACTGAGGGAGCTATGCCTCATATTGCTGCTGCCGGGTTAGGAGAAAAGCTGTATCCGCTGCTGGCGGCAAAAGCCAGCGAACGGGCGCGGCGTCATGTGTTCGGCGATCTGGAAGTGGGTACGGTCATTGTGACGCTGCAAGGAGATCTTTTGGGCATAGATGAAGACGCAAAGAAGATAGGAGACGCGATGGGATGGAACATCAGATCCTTGTAGTGGGCATTGGTCCGGGCAGCCGCGAGTACATGCTGCCAGCCGCCTGGGAGGCTATTGCTACGGCCAAGACACTTGTCGGCGGCAGGCGGGCCTTGGAAACGCTGGCGCCGCCGGAAGCGAAGCGGCGGGTGGTTGATGCGGATATTGAGGGGCTTTTGAATTATATTGAAGAAGAAAGCCGGCAGGGACAAGTAGTGGTCATGGTATCCGGAGACCCTGGCTTTTACAGCCTGCTGCCGGCGTTAAGGCGTCGTTTTCCCAGAGAGCGCTTGCAGGTCATTCCGGGCATCAGTTCAGTGCAGCTGGCTTTCGCCAGAGTGGCGGAACCCTGGCAGGATGCGAGCCTGCTTAGCTTTCACGGCAGGGAAATCGCGGATGAAGTGTTGCTGTATCGTTCAGGGCGGATGCTTTCTTTTCTTACGGATCGTTTGCATCGGCCCAAGGAAATTGCCGAGCGGCTTTTACAGTTGGGCTGGCCGGAGACGACATTATGCTGGCAATGCGAGTCCTTGTCGTATTCGGCAGAACGCGTGGAGCGGTCGACGCTGGCGAAAGCAGCGCAGCAAGAAGGCTTTGCACACGCCATTTTTATTGTTAAGGCGGCCGCGGGCGGCGAGGAGGAGTTTGCATGAAACGACATCATTACGGCTTGCCCGATGAAGCCTTTGTGCGCGGCGATATTCCTATGACCAAGAAGGAAGTGCGAATGCTGGCGCTCCTGCAGGCGCACATTGAAGAAGACAGCTGTGTGGTAGATATCGGCGCGGGTACCGGCTCCTTTGCGGTGGAGGCGGCGCTGGCGGCGCCGAAGGGACAGGTTTTTGCTATTGAACGTGTGCCCGAAGGAGTGGCTCTCATTAAAGCCAACCGACAGCGCCAGGGACTGCGTAATTTGCAAGTGCTTCAAGGGGAAGCGCCGGGAGCGC
Proteins encoded:
- the cbiE gene encoding precorrin-6y C5,15-methyltransferase (decarboxylating) subunit CbiE — translated: MEHQILVVGIGPGSREYMLPAAWEAIATAKTLVGGRRALETLAPPEAKRRVVDADIEGLLNYIEEESRQGQVVVMVSGDPGFYSLLPALRRRFPRERLQVIPGISSVQLAFARVAEPWQDASLLSFHGREIADEVLLYRSGRMLSFLTDRLHRPKEIAERLLQLGWPETTLCWQCESLSYSAERVERSTLAKAAQQEGFAHAIFIVKAAAGGEEEFA
- the cbiT gene encoding precorrin-6Y C5,15-methyltransferase (decarboxylating) subunit CbiT, with amino-acid sequence MKRHHYGLPDEAFVRGDIPMTKKEVRMLALLQAHIEEDSCVVDIGAGTGSFAVEAALAAPKGQVFAIERVPEGVALIKANRQRQGLRNLQVLQGEAPGALQEVPPCDVVFIGGSGGHLAEILNGCDRLLKPGGRLVLTAVTAETLQEALSLCEGRPGYGALEAFGVQATRLRKAGRSHLFQALNQVFIIACQKKEE